The following proteins come from a genomic window of Miscanthus floridulus cultivar M001 chromosome 2, ASM1932011v1, whole genome shotgun sequence:
- the LOC136539389 gene encoding NEP1-interacting protein-like 1 — protein sequence MDLSPSSSPSSVPVPAGPCQWSGARLGSAACGLAGRVLCAVATCVFAAVGSLVGAVTGSMLGLATENGMLRGAGIGAISGAVFSIEVAESSRDLWHSADSGVWSLLYMVDIISGLLSGRLVREKVGPAVRSAVQSQISAMSSPFEETSDLFETGSVRGLPESAVRRLPETLIAEDTAVDAAGQALCCSVCLQDFRVAEPARRLPGCRHLFHVPCIDCWLVRHGSCPLCRRDI from the exons ATGGACCTGTCTCCCAGCTCGTCGCCGTCATCCGTGCCGGTGCCGGCGGGGCCGTGCCAGTGGTCCGGCGCCAGGCTCGGCTccgcggcgtgcgggctggccgGCAGGGTGCTCTGCGCCGTCGCCACCTGCGTCTTCGCGGCCG TGGGGTCGCTGGTCGGGGCGGTGACGGGGTCCATGCTCGGGCTGGCGACCGAGAACGGGATGCTGCGCGGCGCCGGCATCGGGGCCATCTCCGGCGCCGTCTTCTCCATCGAGGTCGCCGAGTCGTCCCGCGACCTCTGGCACTCGGCCGACTCCGGCGTCTGGTCCCTCCTCTACATG GTGGACATCATCTCCGGCCTCCTGAGCGGCAGGCTGGTCCGGGAGAAGGTGGGGCCGGCGGTTCGGAGCGCCGTGCAGAGTCAG ATCAGCGCCATGAGCTCGCCGTTCGAGGAGACGAGCGACCTGTTCGAGACCGGCAGCGTCAGGGGCCTCCCCGAGTCCGCGGTGCGCCGGCTGCCGGAGACGTTGATCGCGGAGGACACCGCCGTGGACGCGGCGGGCCAGGCGCTGTGCTGCTCGGTGTGCCTGCAGGACTTCCGGGTGGCCGAGCCCGCGCGGAGGCTGCCCGGGTGCCGCCACCTCTTCCACGTGCCCTGCATCGACTGCTGGCTCGTCAGGCACGGTTCCTGTCCGCTGTGCCGGCGAGACATCTGA
- the LOC136528013 gene encoding putative magnesium transporter MRS2-G gives MGKRSGGRKLPFFTRSSSSSSSSKRNRSARRLPSPSKQDNATRALLASPSAASPSATPGSAAAGQTAQPPPPLSATAGSGGAVSGKVTKKKASARLWMRLDRWGTSEVIELDKASIIRRAGLPPRDLRILGPVFSRSSRILAREKAMVINLEFIRVIVTAEEVLLLDPLVHEVLPFVDQLRQHLPLRSLVGGNGECAPDGNGEKQKGSPGGQVPCLNEATGAEHELPFEFHVLEVALEVVCSSLDLSVADLERHATPVLDELTKNVSTRNLERVRSLKSHLTRLLARVQKVRDEIEHLLDDNEDMEHLYLTRKQVQNQQVEALMSSAASNSIVPAGTGVPRLNSSFRRSMSIATSLHLDNDVEDLEMLLEAYFMQLDGIRNRILSVREYIDDTEDYVNIQLDNQRNELIQLQLTLTIVSFGIAANTFIAGAFAMNIPSSLYNITDGSLFWPFVGGTSSACFVITILLFCYAWWKKLLGP, from the exons ATGGGGAAGCGATCCGGCGGCCGGAAGCTGCCGTTCTTCACCagatcctcctcctcgtcgtcctcctccaagCGGAATCGCTCCGCGCGCCGCCTCCCTTCCCCCTCCAAGCAGGACAACGCGACGAGGGCTCTTCTCGCCTCCCCCTCCGCCGCTTCGCCGTCTGCGACCCCGGGCTCTGCGGCGGCGGGGCAGACCGCGCAGCCGCCCCCTCCCCTCTCGGCCACCGCGGGCTCCGGGGGTGCCGTGTCGGGGAAGGTCACCAAGAAGAAGGCCAGCGCGCGCCTGTGGATGCGGCTGGACCGCTGGGGTACCTCCGAGGTCATTGAGCTCGACAAGGCCTCCATAATCCGCCGCGCCGGACTGCCCCCGCGCGACCTACGCATCCTCGGCCCCGTTTTCTCTCGTTCCTCCAGAATCCTCG CTAGGGAGAAGGCGATGGTGATCAACCTCGAATTCATCAGGGTGATAGTGACTGCCGAGGAGGTGCTCCTGTTGGACCCTCTAGTGCACGAAGTGCTCCCTTTCGTTGACCAATTGAGGCAGCACCTGCCTCTAAGGAGCCTGGTGGGTGGGAATGGTGAATGTGCCCCTGATGGCAATGGGGAAAAGCAGAAGGGCTCGCCTGGAGGCCAGGTGCCCTGTCTTAATGAGGCGACTGGTGCAGAGCACGAGCTGCCATTCGAGTTCCATGTGCTGGAGGTCGCGCTTGAGGTTGTGTGCTCATCGTTGGACCTTAGCGTGGCTGACCTTGAGAGGCATGCTACTCCAGTGCTTGACGAGCTGAccaaaaatgtgagcacgaggaaCCTTGAGCGAGTGCGGAGCCTTAAGAGTCATCTTACCCGTTTGCTTGCCCGTGTGCAAAAG GTCAGGGATGAAATAGAACACCTTCTAGATGATAATGAAGACATGGAACATCTGTATCTAACAAGGAAGCAAGTACAAAACCAACAGGTTGAGGCTTTAATGTCATCTGCTGCTTCCAACAGCATTGTTCCTGCCGGAACAGGTGTGCCCAGGCTGAACTCTAGCTTTCGGCGTAGCATGAGCATTGCTACCAGCTTGCATTTGGATAATGATGTGGAAGACCTAGAAATGTTACTTGAGGCCTACTTCATGCAGCTGGATGGAATTCGCAACAGAATTTTGTCG GTTCGGGAGTATATTGATGACACAGAAGACTACGTCAACATTCAACTGGACAACCAGCGTAATGAACTCATTCAACTCCAGCTTACACTGACCATTGTATCCTTTGGCATAGCTGCCAACACTTTCATTGCTGGAGCTTTTGCAATGAACATCCCGAGCTCTCTGTACAACATCACTGATGGCAGCCTCTTCTGGCCATTTGTCGGGGGCACCTCATCCGCCTGCTTTGTAATCACCATCCTCTTATTTTGTTATGCCTGGTGGAAGAAGCTGCTGGGTCCTTGA
- the LOC136528031 gene encoding probable protein phosphatase 2C 72 yields the protein MLSAAMDYLKSCWGPASPAGRPRKGSDATGRQDGLLWYKDGGQVVDGEFSMAVVQANNLLEDHSQVESGPLSTSEPGLQGTFVGVYDGHGGPETARYINDHLFKHLRRFASEHKGMSADVIRKAFRATEEGFISVVSDQWSVSPQLAAVGSCCLVGVVCSGTLYVANLGDSRAILGRLVKGTGEVLAMQLSAEHNASYEEVRRELQASHPDDPHIVVLKHNVWRVKGIIQITRSIGDVYLKRPEFNREPLHSKFRLQETFRRPLLSSDPAITVHQIQPTDKFIIFASDGLWEHLSNQEAVDMVQSSPRNGIARKLVKSAMQEAAKKREMRYSDLKKIDRGVRRHFHDDITVIVVFFDSNAMTTAAWSRPSVSLRGGGVPIPSNTLAPFSVPTELNNSY from the exons ATGCTATCGGCTGCGATGGATTACTTGAAATCTTGCTGGGGGCCGGCATCACCGGCCGGGCGCCCCCGCAAAGGATCGGACGCCACCGGCCGCCAGGACGGGCTCCTGTGGTACAAGGACGGCGGGCAGGTCGTCGATGGTGAGTTCTCCATGGCCGTGGTCCAGGCCAATAACCTGCTGGAGGACCATAGCCAAGTTGAATCCGGGCCGCTGAGCACATCGGAGCCTGGACTGCAAGGCACCTTCGTCGGGGTCTATGATGGGCACGGTGGCCCGGAGACGGCGCGGTACATCAATGATCATCTCTTCAAGCACCTGAGGA GATTCGCATCTGAGCACAAGGGCATGTCAGCAGATGTGATTCGGAAGGCATTCCGAGCGACTGAGGAGGGTTTCATTTCTGTAGTTAGTGACCAATGGTCAGTGAGTCCTCAGTTAGCAGCTGTAGGCTCTTGCTGTCTAGTTGGCGTGGTTTGCAGCGGAACTTTATATGTTGCAAACCTTGGGGACTCCCGTGCTATTCTTGGGAGACTTGTCAAGGGAACTGGAGAGGTTTTGGCAATGCAGCTCTCAGCAGAACACAATGCATCCTATGAGGAGGTTAGACGAGAGCTGCAGGCATCACATCCTGATGATCCCCATATTGTGGTCCTAAAACACAATGTTTGGCGTGTAAAGGGTATTATCCAG ATAACAAGGTCAATTGGAGATGTGTATCTGAAGAGACCAGAGTTCAATAGAGAACCTTTGCACAGCAAGTTTCGTCTTCAGGAAACTTTCAGAAGACCACTTCTTAGTTCCGATCCAGCAATTACTGTACACCAAATACAGCCAACTGATAAGTTCATCATTTTTGCATCTGATGGACTCTGGGAGCATCTTAGTAATCAGGAAGCGGTTGACATGGTCCAAAGTAGCCCGCGTAAT GGAATTGCTCGAAAGTTAGTAAAGTCTGCAATGCAGGAAGCAGCAAAGAAGAGGGAGATGCGGTATTCAGACCTCAAGAAAATTGATCGGGGGGTGAGGCGGCACTTCCACGATGATATAACTGTCATTGTGGTGTTTTTCGATTCAAATGCCATGACAACTGCTGCCTGGAGCAGACCCTCGGTCTCTCTCCGAGGGGGTGGGGTTCCAATCCCTTCAAACACCCTTGCTCCATTCTCAGTTCCCACAGAGCTAAACAACTCTTACTGA